One part of the Glycine soja cultivar W05 chromosome 11, ASM419377v2, whole genome shotgun sequence genome encodes these proteins:
- the LOC114377016 gene encoding uncharacterized protein LOC114377016 — translation MESSEDPIIQVKDEQLMVSPLSGENPVHRTAYFIKPCVEDSATLPHSMFSSGRTATVNSDHAKLLEVRYKGWHYPSAEWNTWVQQMQHKYECVWMKAGIDQAIKASTFQIRRNDELIIELAQRWCSKTNTFVFPWGEATITLEDMKVCWGYSVMGAPISSPLVSGEEREIEQKLIGVFRMFFKSKARRADHTPWMKHFMSNESRVEHEAFLSLWLSRFVFPGRSYTTILQEGLN, via the coding sequence ATGGAGTCATCAGAGGACCCCATCATCCAAGTCAAAGATGAACAACTCATGGTTTCACCATTATCCGGTGAAAACCCAGTTCACAGAACTGCTTATTTCATCAAACCTTGCGTGGAAGACTCGGCAACTCTTCCTCATTCCATGTTCTCTTCTGGAAGAACAGCCACTGTCAATTCGGACCACGCGAAGTTGCTTGAAGTAAGATACAAAGGGTGGCATTACCCAAGTGCAGAATGGAATACATGGGTCCAACAAATGCAACACAAGTATGAATGTGTGTGGATGAAAGCTGGGATAGACCAGGCAATCAAAGCTTCAACTTTTCAAATCCGTAGGAATGATGAGTTGATCATTGAGCTTGCACAAAGATGGTGTTCTAAGACCAACACGTTTGTGTTTCCTTGGGGAGAAGCAACGATAACATTGGAGGATATGAAAGTTTGTTGGGGTTACTCTGTTATGGGAGCTCCTATTTCTAGCCCTCTTGTGAGTGGTGAGGAAAGGGAAATAGAACAAAAACTTATAGGAGTTTTTAGGATGTTTTTCAAATCTAAGGCCAGAAGGGCGGATCATACTCCATGGATGAAGCATTTCATGAGTAACGAGAGCCGAGTGGAGCATGAGGCGTTCTTGTCTTTGTGGTTGTCGAGGTTTGTTTTCCCTGGTAGATCATATACAACCATTTTGCAAGAGGGCTTAAACTAG
- the LOC114375791 gene encoding serine/threonine-protein phosphatase 7 long form homolog — protein MASSSSSSSHVNIKSGPIDADVLWMQPKHVSEHVWNGEEDRKLHIRRAVPTYQGEEQIPEQIFPFLLQSGFAWIIKMGYLKINASLISALIERWRPETHTFHMRCGECTITLQDVSVLLGISVDGLPLIGPTNLDWADLCEELLGVRPQEDEIRGSVVKLSWLAHHFAQINNDDDEEQVRRFARAWILRFIGGVLFVDKSSNKVSLRYLQFLRDFEECGRYAWGAAVLGFLYREMCNATDYKTKSIGGMCILLQMWAWERCPTLAPKRTPSQVENTPLGHRWLRRGNQHIGNDDVRVFRRKLDIMKRHEFVWEPYPSTVISLLPPVCLVGSLAWYAVVPLICFQVIEWHQPDRVLRQFGMQQPIPESPSQPLNIHGITLKGKHDENWGQLFAPMIDQWNNRHAFRVDAYPRQEGLLSFNSDYMVWYRRKTKMFVDPANAKTATLGEVAEALQYMVSPQGRNTCTFDDLVPYVEKITILSEEQERVTEPVSHGPASERQFPAQQFHMLQSSIETQGIDRRRDIVEAEEYSQQMAERGHGMYYTPQTFAEYPTQMYQYPFQGHHTDTSASQQSFGGVAETQAHFSWPTMTPSQQYHGPIPTPNAPLGTQWNVPGPIPNTGDLFGVDLRHAFSAEADEEEAGRHRGRRNPDRQARRWDRPCGTSSRHHGHQNE, from the exons atggcatcttcatcatcatcttcatcacatGTTAACATTAAGTCTGGTCCCATCGATGCTGATGTATTATGGATGCAACCTaaacatgtttcagaacatgtttggaatggggaagaagataggaaattacatatcagacgagctgtccccacgtatcaaggggaagaacaaattcctgagcaaatttttccttttcttctacaATCTGGTTTCGCCTGGATTATCAAGATGgggtacttaaaaataaatgcctcATTAATTAGTGCTctgattgaaagatggaggccagaaacacatacctttcacatgagatgcggagaATGTACTATTACTCTCCAAGACGTCTCTGTATTGTTAGGTATAAGTGTGGATGGTTTACCATTAATCggtccaacaaatcttgattgggctgatttatgtgaggaattattgggagtcagaccacaagaagatgaaattagaggtagtgtggttaaattaagttggctggctcaccattttgcCCAAATAAATAATGACGACGACGAAGAACAAGTACGAAGGTTTGCCCGTGCATGGATATTGAGATTCATTGGAGGTGTCTTGTTCGTTGATAAAAGCAGTAACAAAGTTTCGCTAAGataccttcaatttttacgtgactttgaagaatgtggcagatatgcatggggagctgccGTACTTGGTTTTCtatacagagagatgtgcaatgccaccgattataaaactaaatcaatcggaggtatgtgcatcttactacaaatgtgggcatgggaacgatgtccaaccttggctccaaagaggactccttcCCAAGTAGAAAATACACCACTGGGGCATAG gtggctgcgacgtggaaaccaacatatcGGCAATGATGATGTGAGAGTTTTTCGTCGCAAGTTAGATATTATGAAACGTCATGAG tttgtgtgGGAGCCGTACCCATCAACCGTAATATCACTGTTGCCTCCCGTTTGTTTAGTCGGAAGTCTCGCGTGGTAcgcggtggtgccactaatttgtttccaagttattgagtggcaccaaccggaCAGAGTATTGAGACAATTTGGGATGCAACAGCCAATTCCAGAGTCTCCTTCACAACCCTTAAACATTCATGGCATAACATTGAAAGGGAAACATGACGAAAATTGGGGGCAATTGTTCGCCCCAATGATTGATCAGTGGAATAATCGCCATGCATTTAGGGTCGACGCTTATCCCCGACAAGAaggcctattgagttttaactcggactacatggtctggtataggcgaaagacaaagatgtttgttgacccaGCAAATGCAAAGAcggctacattg GGTGAAGTTGCGGAGGCATTACAATACATGgtgtctcctcaagggaggaatACATGCACatttgatgatctcgtgccttatgtggaaaaaattacaattttatccgaagagcaagagagagtcactgagccagtgtcacatggtcccgcatcagagcgtcaatttcctgcacaacagtttcacatgcttcagtcaAGTATTGAAACTCAGGGGATAGACAGAAGAAGGGACATTGTTGAAGCGGaagaatattcccaacaaatggcggagcgtggccatggaatgtattacacgccacaaACATTTGCTGAGTATCCGACCCAGATGTATCAATATCCTTTTCAGGGTCATCACACTGATACTTCTGCAAGCCAGCAATCGTtcggtggtgttgcggaaacacaagctcatttttcatggcccacaatgaccccttcacagcaatatcatggcccaattccaacacctaatgccccgTTAGGAACACAATGGAATGTACCGGGACCAATACCTAATACGGGTGACTTATTCGGTGTTGATTTGCGGCACGCATTTTCTGCGGAGGCTGACGAAGAAGAAGCGGGGAGGCATCGgggcagaagaaatcctgatcgccaagcacgaagatgggatcgaccatgtggcacatcctcacgaCATCACGGACACCAAAATGAATGA